The DNA region GCGGAGACTGCGTCTTCATCAAACCAGTTATGCCTGAAATTGAAGCAGCCTTCCCCGACTACACTTTTATTCAAGTAGATCGTGATGAATACATTGATTTGTGTTCTGATTGGGCTATCTTCGGTATTCCAAGTTTCGTCGTTACACATGACGGTAAAGAAACGGCCCGTTTAGTTAACAAGCAACGTAAAACAAAAGAAGAAGTTATCGCGTTCTTAACAGAAGCAACTAAATAAGAAAGGGTGTTTAGGATGATTGAAAAACAAGAATATCAACGTATCTTAGTTGGGATTGACGGTAGTGATCAAGCTCGAAATGCATTTAACAAAGCTTTAGCCGTTGCTAAACGTAACAATGCTAAAGTAATCGTAGCTCACGTCATTGAAAATAAACTTTATGGAAATATGGGTTACTCTCTTGTGACACCTGACTTAGTTCAACGTGAAACAGATCGTTCAAAAGAATTATTAGCTGAATATAAAGACTATGCACGCGCT from Vagococcus coleopterorum includes:
- a CDS encoding universal stress protein, whose translation is MIEKQEYQRILVGIDGSDQARNAFNKALAVAKRNNAKVIVAHVIENKLYGNMGYSLVTPDLVQRETDRSKELLAEYKDYARAQGCDTVETVLAFGSAKVLMGSELPEEHNVDLIMVGQSGLSAVEKFMMGSVSDYVIRHAPCDVLVIRPEENEE
- a CDS encoding thioredoxin family protein, with amino-acid sequence MIIPTNYEELATLIDTKNTVLFFTADWCGDCVFIKPVMPEIEAAFPDYTFIQVDRDEYIDLCSDWAIFGIPSFVVTHDGKETARLVNKQRKTKEEVIAFLTEATK